CCCTGGACGCTCCCATCCGCCGCACCGAGTACGCGCTGGGGCCGGGCGACGTGGTGGACGTGTCGCTGTTCGGCGACGTGAACGTCACCCACTCGCTGGTGGTTACGCCGGAAGGGACGGTGGTGATCCCGGCCATCGGGGTGGTGCGGGTGCTGGGGCTGAACCTTGACCAGGCGCAGGCGCGTGCCCGTACCGCGGTGCTGCGGCTCTACCGCAGCGTGGAGGTCACCCTTTCGCTTGCGCACGTGCGCTCGTTCAAGGTGTACCTGCTGGGCGACGTGGCGAACCCGGGGATGCGGCTGGCCACCTCCGTGACGCGGCTGAGCGAAGTGCTGCCGGCTCCCCGCGGCTCGCGCACGCTGCAGCGGAACCTCCTGCTGCGCCGCGCGGAGGGCGATTCCGTGCGGGTGGACCTGGCCCCCTTCTACATCTCCGGCGACCTGCGCGCCAACCCCACGCTGCGCGCGGGCGACGTGCTGGTGATTCCCGTGGTGGACGAGACGGTGGAGGCGTACGGGCGCGTCTTCTATCCCGGGTCGTTCCAGTTCAGGGAGGGGGAGTCGCTCGCCGAGTTCCTGAACCTCGTAAACGGCGGCGCCGGCTTTCCGTCCAACGCCGCGGATTCGATCCGCATCGCGCGCTTCGTTACGCCCCAGCAGCGGGAGTTCATGACCCTCTCGCGGGCGGAGGCGCTCGGCGCCCGCGGGCGTGCGCTGATCCTGCGGCCGACCGACGCCATCTACGTGGCCGAGGTGGGGAACTTCCAGCGGCAGCGCAGGGCGACCGTGACCGGGCAGGTGAGGTACCCGGGAGCCTACCCCATCCGGCCCGACACCACGACGGTGCGCGAGCTGATCGCCATGGCGGGCGGCTTCACCGAGCAGGCGTCGCTCACCAGCGCGACGCTCCGCCGCGGGGTGACCGGCGTGGAGACTCAGGGGCTGGGGGGCGTGCCTACCGACCTGCGTGGAGCTCCCGCGGACAGCACCGCTCGCTTCGAGGAGCGGGAGATCCAGCGCATCCGCGCGCAGGGCGACGAGACCAACGTGGTGGTGGACTTCCAGCAGCTCTTCGCCAGCGGCCAGGACGCCTACGACCAGACGGTGCGTGGCGGCGACGTGCTGAACGTGCCGGAGCGCCGCAACGACGTGGCCGTGCTGGGCGCGGTACGCACGCCGGGGCTGGTGCAGTTCACGCCGGGGCAGAGACCGGAGCACTTCATTCGCCTGGCCGGGTGGTACACGCGCCGCGCGGACTTCCGCGACGCGGTGGTGCTGCGCGCCAAGCTGGGCACGCCGCTCCAGGCGGAGGAGGTGCGGGCGCTGGAAGCGGGCGACGTCATCGTAGTCCCCTTCCGCCAGCGCCGCACGGTGATCGAGCGGCTCGCCAGCGTGCAGACGGTCGCGAGCATCGTGTCCGGGCTGATCCTCACGGTCGTCGCCGTCACCCAGATCGGGAAGTGATCTCCCCAGCCGGCGCCTCCGCCGTCCCCGAAGAGCCATGGATGGAAGCTGATGAGCACTGAAAACGGCGGTTCCCCTCCGGGGGATGAGGTCCGCATCCTCGATCTGGGAGCGGTGCTGCTGCGGCGCTGGCGGATGATCGTGCTCTCCACGCTGGCGGTGATGCTCGTGGCCGGCGGGCTGGCCATGCTGCGCACGAAGAAGTACCAGGCCAGCGTGGTGCTGCTCGCCCCGCAGGAGCAGGGGGGCGGCCGCTCGTCGGACATGCTGGCGCGCCAGCTGGCCGGGGCGGGGATTCCGGGAGTGGGCAACGTCAGCAACCCCAACCAGCGGCTCATCGGGGTGCTGGCGCGCAGCCGCTCCTTCGCGGACTCCATGGTCGCGCGGGTGGCGGGGCCGCGCCCCGACGGCGGCATGGCGGGCAAGCTCCGCCGGATGCTCGCCGCGGACACCGAGGTGAACCCCAGGCCCGACGGCTCCATCGCCATCCTGGTGGAGGGCGAGGACCCGCGGCTGGCCGCAAAGGTGGCCAACACCTTTCCGGTGCTCCTCAACGAGATGTCGGCGCGGGTGGGGGTGGAGGCGGCGGTCCAGAAGCAGCACTTCCTGGAGACGCAGCTCCGCCGGGCACGCGCCGCGCTGGACCGGTCCGAGCAGCGGCTCGTCTCCTTCCAGAAGCAGAGGAACGCTCCCGAGCTGTCGGACCAGGCCACCCGCACGGTGGACGCCGCCGCGCAGCTCCAGAGCCAGATCACGGAGCAGGAGGTGCGGGTCAGCGAGCTGCGCCGCACGGTGACTCCCAGCAACGCGCAGCTGCAGTCGGCGGAGGCCAGGCTGTCCACCCTGCGCGGGCAGCTCCGGCGGCTGACGGCCGGGGGCGGGGGCGGGCTCTTCGTACCCTTCAGCGAGTCGCCCGACCTGGCGGCCACGCTCACGCGGCTGAAGCGCGACTACCAGCGCGACGAGCAGGTCTACATCTCGCTGACGACCGCGATCGCGCAGTCGCAGATCGACGTCAACAACAACCTGCCCGTGGTGAGCGTGCTGGACCAGGCCACGGTGCCGGGCGCGCCCAGCGGCATCGGCCTCAAGCTGATCCTGGTGGTGGCCGCGGTGCTGGGGCTGGTGCTGGGGCTGGTGGCGGCGTTCGTGGCGGAGCACTTCGCCCGCGCGCGGCAGGACCCCGCCGCCGGCTCGTTCTTCGTGGCGTGGGAAGACTTCAAGCACGACGTGGTGCCGCTGCGGCGGCGCTCCACACAGACCGCGGGCAGGCGGTAGGGGGCTCGCGGCCCGCGATCTCGGGCGGATGGAGACGAGCTCTCCCCGGCCCATGAACCTTTAGACGTCCCGACTGGCCTCAAGATGTTCGAACCGAATGTGCAGGCGGTGCTCGACCGCATCAAACCCGACGACCGCGTCCTCGACATCGGCGGGTGGGCGCGGCCCTTCAACCGCGCCAACTACGTGGTGGACGCCGAGCCGTACGAGACGCGCGGCTACTACGGCGCGTCGCGGCCGCCCCAGGGCGGCGAGCGGGAGCACTTCACCCGCGACACGTGGCACGCGCGCGACATCTGCGAGCACACGCCCTTTCCGTTCGGCGACAAGGAGCTGGACTACGTCATCTGCTCGCACACGCTGGAGGACATCCGCGACCCGCTGTGGGTGTGCGCGGAGATGGTGCGCGTGGCCAAGGCGGGGTACCTGGAGGTGCCGTCGCGCGTGGCCGAGAGCTGCCGCGGCACCGAGCCGGGGATCGTGGGGTGGACGCACCACCGCTGGCTGATCGACATCGGCGACGCGCACGTGGACTTCCTGATGAAGTACCACATGATCCACTCCTCCCCCCGCTTCTCGCTGCCCAGGTCGTACCTGCACCAGCTCCCCGAGGAGCGGCAGGTGCAATGGCTCTTCTGGACGGACTCGTTCACCTTCGCGGAGCGGACGATCCACGGCGTGGAGAACATCGCGGCGGAGCTGGAGGGGTACGTGAACAGGGTGGCCCCCGCGTCGGCGATCCCGGGAAAGGTGGACGACGCGCTGTTCGAGGTGGCGCAGCTCGGGCGCCGCGCGGTGAACCGCCTGCGGCGCTAGGCATGCAAACGGAGAGCAGCACGATGGCGGTGGGCGGAGCCCCGGGGACGCAGGGCTCCATTCCCACGCTGGTCATACAGCCGGCGGGGCGCTTCGCCGCGATCGACTTTCGCGAGCTGTGGGCGTACCGCGGGCTTTTCTGGTTCCTGGTGTGGCGCGACATCAAGGTGCGCTACGCGCAGACGGTGCTGGGCGCGGGGTGGGCGGTGCTGCAGCCCCTGCTCACCACGCTGCTCTTCACCATCATCTTCGGGACCTTTGCCAAGATCCCGTCCGACGGGGTGCCGTACGCCGCCTTCGCCATCACCGCGCTGGTGCCGTGGACCTACTTCTCCACGGCGCTCACTGGGGCGAGCACCAGCCTGGTGGCGAGCACCAACCTGATCACCAAGGTGTACTTTCCGCGCCTGGTGATCCCCGCGGCGCCGGTGCTGGCCGGGCTGCTGGACTTCTTCATCGGCATGGTCATCATCATCGCGATGGTGTTGTTCTACGGCCTCACCCCGTCGCCGCTGGCGCTGGTGATCGTCCCCATCGTGGTGGTGGTGATGGCGCTCACCGCCGCGGGGGTGGGGTCGTGGCTTGCCGCGCTCAACATCCAGTACCGCGACATCCGCTACGTGGTGCCGTTCCTGGTGCAGGTGTGGATGTACGCGTCGCCGGTGGTGTACCCCGCCTCGGTGGTCCCGGAGCGGTTCCGGCTGGTATACGCGCTCAACCCCATGGTGGGCGTCATCGAGGGGCTGCGCGCCGCCTTCCTGGGCACCGGCGAGGTGGGCTGGTCCACCATCGGGGTTTCCCTGGGGATGGGGCTGCTGCTCTTCGTGGGCGGGGTCCTCTACTTCCGGCGCGTCGAGCGCACCTTCGCTGACGTGGCGTGAGCCATCGGAACCGCTGATCGACGATGTCGAACACCGCGATACGCGCCGAGCACCTCGGCAAGCAGTACCGGATCGGGGCCCGCGCCGAGCCGTACAAGACCGTCCGCGAATCTCTCACGCGCGCCATCACCACGCCGGTGCGGCGCACGGCGGGGCTGCTGCGGACGGGGAAGTGGGCGCGTGAGTCCGAGGGCGAGCTGGTGTGGGCGCTCCGCGACGTCTCCTTCGACGTGAAGCACGGCGAGGTGCTGGGCGTCATCGGCCGCAACGGGGCCGGCAAGAGCACCCTGCTCAAGATCCTCTCGCGCATCACGCCGCCCAGCGTGGGGCGCGCCGAGGTGCACGGCCGAATCGGATCGCTGCTGGAGGTGGGCACCGGCTTCCACCCCGAGCTCACGGGGCGCGAGAACATCTACCTGAACGGCGCATTCCTGGGGATGGACCGCGCGTACATCGCGCGCCGCATGGAAGAGATCGTGGAGTTCAGCGGGGTGGGGAAGTTCCTGGACACCCCGGTGAAGCGCTACTCCAGCGGGATGTACCTGCGCCTGGCCTTCGCCGTGGCGGCGCACCTGGAGCCGGAGATCCTGATCGTGGACGAGGTGCTCGCCGTGGGCGACACCGCCTTCCAGGAGAAGTGCGTGGCCCGCATGGGCACCGTGGCCCGCGAGGGGCGCACGGTGCTCTTCGTGAGCCACAACATGACGGCGGTGCACTCGCTGTGCACCCGCTGCGTGGTGATCCAGGAGGGGCGCGTCAAGTTCGACGGCGACACCGAGGAAGCGATCCTGGAGTACCAGACCGCCGCGCACGGGAGCGACGAGGACGGCCCGCGCGGCGAGTGGGACTACTCCGGCCGCAGCCCGGCGGGCATCCCGGCCGGCAAGCCGATCATCCGCAAGGTGGTGCTGCAGGACGAGATGGGTCGCGTCACCGACACGCTCCCGGTGAGCCGCCCGGCACGCATGGTCATCGAGGTGGACGGGCTCTCGGAGTACCCGAACCCGGTGGTGGGCGTGCTGTTCAAGTCGTACAACGACCAGAACATGCTGGGGTTCAACACCGCCATGCGCCCGCCGGTCATCCGCGGCCGGCGCCAGGGGCGCGAGGAGCTGGTGCTGGACATCCCGCACGTCCCCTTTACCCCGGGCACGTACTGGATCGACATCGGCGTGGACGATGCCGGGGTGCGGCGGCTGGACTACGTGGACCACGCGGTGCGCATGGTGGTGGCCGAGTTCGACGTGTACGGCAGCGGCGTGGCCATCAAGGCGGAGCACGGCGTGGTGTACCTGGACGGCGAGTGGGAGCTGCGCCCCGCGCCGCCCATGGACGGCGCCGCGGTTGGGCTGATCGAAAAGGTTGATTCCCCGGATGGAGTTTTCACCGCATGAAGCTGATCGTAGGGTGTGGTCCCAAGCCCGTGCCTGAAGGGTGGGTTGGGATCGACGTGAACGAGGACTACCTGCGCCGGGCCCGGGAAATCTCTCCATCCACGGAAGTGTTCTACGGCGACGCCACGAACCTTCCCTTCGAGGACGACTCGGTGGACGAGCTGGTTTGCTGGGAGGTGCTGGAGCACATCGAGGACAAGGAGAAGGCGCTCAGCGAGTTCCACCGCGTCTCCAGGCCGGGCGCCAAGCTGACGCTCACCACGCCGATGCTGCACATAGAGCAGGAGCTGGGGCGCCGGTCGCGCAACTACCAGCAGAGCGTGGTGGACACGCAGCACCAGTTCTGCGTGCCGCCCGAGGAGACGCTGAGCCTCATCAAGCGCTACTACGACCTCAGCCGGGTGTGGTACGCTCCCGAGGCGTACGCCTACTGCCGCGCCATCGCGCCGCTGCTGGACGAGTACGACGTGCGCTTCAACGACGCGGGCGACCTGGTGGGCGAGAACGCGAAGCTGGTGCACGAGCTGGCCACCCGCAAGCAGCGCCGGACGTCGTGGTTCTACCGGCTGGTGAACCGCATCCGCCCCTACTCCGCCACCAAGTCGATCTGCATCGCGGGCGAGTGCCGGAAGCCGCTGGCCGCCTGAGCCTGGGGCCGGAAAGATGACGGAGAGCGAGGGCGTGCGGCGGGCGCTGGCGAGCTGGACCTCGCTGCGCGCCGCAGCCGTGGCGCTGTACGGGGCCGCCGCGGCCAACCGCCGGCTGCGCGGAGCGGGGCGGGGGAGCGTGCGCCGGGTGGTGCACGTCTCTCCCGCCTTCTTCGGCGGCGGGTCCATCATCGGCGGGGGGGAGCGGTACGCCGTGAGCCTGGCGCAGGCGATGGCGGGGCTGGTGGAGACCGTCTTCCTCAGCTTCGGGCCGGAGCGCCGTACGGAGCGGCACGGGGCGCTGCGGGTGGAGATCTTTCCCATCCTGGAGCTCAAGGACGGGGTGGCGTTCGACCCGGTGTCGTTCTCCTTTCTGCCGATGCTGCGCGGCTTCGACGTGGTGCACTGCCACCAGTACCGCACCATCGTCACCAACTTCGCGGCGCTCGCCGGCGCGGCGCTGGGGAAGCGGGTGTTCGTGACCGACCTGGGCGGCACGGGGCGCCACTTCACGCACGTGCTGCCGGTGGCGCGCGTGGTGACCGGCTTCCTGCCGATCTCCGAGTTCGGCGCCCGCGTGCTCCCGGACGGGCAGCGGGGGACGGTGATCCACGGCGGCGTGGACGACAGCTTTCTGGCGATCCCCCCCGCCGCCGGCCCCAAGCCGCCCCGGGTGCTGTTCGTGGGCCGCCTGCTGCCGCACAAGGGGATCGACGACCTGATCCGCGCCGTGGAGCCGGGGTGGGAGCTGGTGGTGATGGGAAGGCCGTACAAGCCGGAGTACTTCGCCCTGCTGCAGGAGCTGGCAGCGGGGAAGAACGTGCGCTTCGTGACCGACGCGAGCGACGAGGAGCTGGTGCGCGCCTACCGCGAAGCCGCCGTCACGGTGCTCCCCTCCGTGTACCGCGACACGTACGGCGTGCACCACGAGATCCCGGAGCTGCTGGGGCTGGTGCTGCTGGAGAGCATGGCGTGCGGCACGCCGGCTATCTGCACCGACGTGGGCGGGATGCCGGAGTTCGTGGACGAGGGCGTCACCGGCTTCGTGGTGCCGCCCAACTCGCCCGACGCGCTTCGCGAACGCATCGCCTTCCTGATGGACAACCCCCAGGAGGCGGCGGCGATGGGGCAGCGCGGGCGCGAGACGGTGGCGCGGCGCTTCACCTGGCGCGCGGTGGCGGAGCGCTGCCTGCGGGCGTACGGCGGTTGACGCCGATGCGCATCCTGGTCGTTTCCAACTTCTATCCACCCCACTTCATCGGCGGCTACGAGCTGGGCTGCGCCGCGGCGGTGGAGGCGCTGCGGCGGCGCGGCCACCAGGTGGCGGTGCTCACCAGCACGTACGGCGGGGATGGGCCGCGCAGCGAGGGCGAGGTGCACCGCTGGATGACCGGCGTGGGCCCCGAGCCCGCCCGCCCGTGGCGGCCCGCCCCCGTGCGGCGCCTGGCCACGCTGGTGCGGCTGGTGCGCAAGGAGCGGGGGAACTGGGCGGCGCTGCGCCGGCTGGCGGCGGAGTTCCGCCCCGACGTGGTGTACGTGTGGAACCCGGTGGGCACCTCCGTCTCGCTCGCCGCGGCGCTTCCGGCGCTGGGGAAGCCCTCCGCCTTCTACGTGTTCGACGAGTGGATGGCGCGCGGCGACGACCTGGTCCTCCGCTTCTGGAAGGGCGGCGGCGTGCCGGCGCGAGTGGCGGCGGCGGCGGGGCTGCCGGCGGTGAGCGGGGGGGTGGCCTTTCGCAACGTGCACTTCGGCAGCGCGTACCTGGCCGAGGCCGTGCGCGCCGCCGGGGTGCGCACCGAGGGCGCCCGCACGATCCACTGGGGGATCGATCCGGGCGCCTTTCCGTACCGCGCGGAGCGCCGTCCCGAGGTGCGCAGGCTCCTCTTCGTGGGGCAGGTGCTGCCGCACAAGGGCGTGCACACGCTGGTCGAGGCGCTCGCCCTGGTCGCGGCGGAGCCCGGCTCGCGGGTCACCCTCACCATCGCGGGCGACGCGGACAACCCCTACGGGCACGAGCTCCGGCGGCGCGTGCGCGAGCTGGGGCTCGAAGACGCGGTGAGCTTTCGCGGCCGCGTGCCGCGCGCGGAGATCGTGCCGCTGTACCACGAACACGACGTGCTGGTCTTCCCCTCCGTGTGGAACGAGCCGTTCGGCATCACCATTCTGGAGGCGATGGCGTGCGGCCTCCCCGTCGTCGCCACCGGCACCGGCGGAAGCGGCGAGATCGTGCGCGACGGTGAGAACGCGCTCGTGTTCGGACCGGGTGACGCGGCGGCGTGCGCTCGCCAGATCGGGCGCCTGATGCGGGACGAGGAGCTCTTCGAGCGCATCCGCCGCAACGCGCGCGACTCCGTGGAGCGCCACTTCACGCTCGACCGCACGATCGCGGAGATCGAGGAAGGGCTGCGCGCGGCGGTCGCGGGAGGCGCGGCGTGACGACGGACGCGGGCGCGCCGATGCGGGTGGTGTACGACGTGTCGATCCTGGGCGCGGGGCACCGGTCGCTGCTGAGCCGCACGGGCACCTACCGGGTGACGGAGCGGCTCGCGCACGGGCTGGCCGCCGCGCCGGAGTGCGAGCTGCGCTTCTCGGCGGTGGAATCGGCGCGGGTGCGCGGGCTGGCGCGGGCGCACCTCGCCGAAGACCCGTCGCTGCGGCACGTTCCGCTGGTGGCGCCGCCGCGCGCGGGGCTGGTGGAGGCGCTCGCGCACCCGCTGCTGCGCATGGACCTGCGCCCGTCGGATGCGAAGCACGTGCGCGTGGCGCGCGGCGTAATGGCGCAGACGGTAAAGGCCGCCGAGGCCGCCCTGGGGCACCGCCGGCTGGGCGACTGGGTGGACGCCGACGTCTTCCACTCCCCCTCCGCGCCGCTGCCGCGCTGGGCGGGGCGGGGGAAGCCGCCGGCGCGCCTGCTCACCGTGCTCGACCTGATCCCGGTGCTCTTCCCGGAGCTGTTCGACGTCCACGTGCTGCGCCGCTTCCGGGCCGTGCTCGCCAGCCTGGATCCGGACGCGTGGGCGATCTGCATCTCCGCCTCCGGGCGGGACGACCTGTGCGAGCACACGGGGATCGACCCGGCGCGGGTCTTCGTCACCCCGCTGGCCGCCGCGCCGGACCGCTTCCACCCCGTGACCGACGCGGAGCGGATCGCGGAGGTGAAGGCACGGTACGGGATCCCCGACGCGCCGTACCTGCTCAGCCTCAATACGCTGGAGCCGCGAAAGAACATGGATCACGCGATCCGCTCGTTCATCCGGCTGGTGCGCGACGAGGGGGTGCGCGACCTGTACTTCGTGCTCGCGGGCACGAAGGGGTGGCACCACGACAAGATCTTCGAGGCGATCTCCGGCGCGGGCGAGCTGCGCGGGCGCATCATCCTCCCCGGCTTCGTGGCGGACGAGGACCTGGCGGCGCTCTACAGCGGCGCCACCGCGTTCGTCTACCCGTCGCTGTACGAGGGATTCGGGCTGCCGCCGCTGGAGGCCATGCAGTGCGGCGTCCCCGTCATCACCTCCAACACCTCCTCGCTGCCGGAGGTGGTGGGCGACGCCGGGATCATGCTGGACCCGCGCGACGAGGACGCGCTCTGCCAGGCGATGCTCGACCTGTACCGCACCCCCTCGCTGCGCCACACGCTGCGCGAGCGGTCGCTGGCCCGCGCGCGGCACTTCAGCTGGGAGCGGTGCACCCGCGACACCATCGCTGCCTACCGCGCCGCCAGTGCATCGTAACACGTTGCGTAGACGGCACTTGGGTGCTCCGTGCGGCCTCGCGGGGCCATTGCAAAGGTGCGCGGGTTGCTCTAAATTCGGGATTCTCGCGGAACGGGGCGCCCGCGGCCGGCGCGCGGAGCCTGACGGGGCGGAGGGATGACGATGGCGTCGGATGGCACGGGGAGGGCGGAGCGCCGCGTGACGCTGGGGATGGACGCGCGCGCGGTCCACAGCACCGGCGTGGGGCGCTACGTGCGGGAGATGCTCGCCGCCCTCTTCGCGGACCCGCGCTTCGGCCACCTGGTGCTGCTGGGCGATCCGGACGAGCTCCACGCGCTGCTGGCGGAGCTGGGGGTGGAAGGCCAGGCCACCGTCCGCCCCTTTCTGCGGAGCTGGAGCAGCCACCAGACGCAGCTCGCCTGGGCCCGGATGGCGGCCCGCGGCCAGACCCGCGCGGACGTGTGGCACTTCCCGTTCTCGGACGTGCCCCTGCTCCTGCACCCCCGCCGCAGCGTGGTGACGGTGCACGACCTGATCCCCATCAAGCTGCCGGGGCTGGTGCGAAAGCGGGAGCGGATCGCCTCCACCATCGCGCTGCACGCGGGAGCCCGGCTCGCCTGGCGCATGATCGCCGACTCGGAGTCCACGCGGCGCGACATCGTGTCGTACGTTCCGCGCGCGGCGAACAAGGTGGAGGTGGTGCCGCTGGGCGTGGCCCCCTCGTTCCGCCCGCTGGAGCCCGCCGAGGCCGCGCTCTGCTCGCGCGCGGAGGCGCTGCGGCCGTACCTGTTCTGCGTGGGGAACCGCTTTCCGCACAAGAACCACGTGGCGGCCGTGGACGCGCTGGCGCGGGTGCGGGCGGGCGGAAGCGCCATGCGGCTGGTGGTGGCCGGGGGCACCGCCAACGCCCACTGGCCCCAGGTGGTGCGCCACGCCGAGGCGCGCGGGGTAGCGGATGCAGTGGTCGACCTGGGAAAGGTGAGCGAGACGGAGCTCCGCTGCCTGTACGCGCACTGCACCGCCTTCCTCTTCCCCTCGCTGTACGAGGGGTTCGGGCTTCCCGTGCTGGAGGCGATGGCGTGCGGCGCGCCGGTGATCGCCTCCAACCGCTCGTCGGTGCCGGAGGTGATGGGCGAGGGGGGGCTCTCCGTGGACCCCGGCGACAGCCAGGCGATGGCGGACGCGGTGGCGCGGCTGGAGCGGGACCCCGGCGTGCGCGGCGAGTGGATACGAAAGGGGCGGGAGCAGGCGGCCCGCTTCACATGGGAGAGCACCACGCAGCGGACGATGGAGATTCTGCACCGCGCCGCGTGTTCGTAAAACCAGGGTGGGAATGAAGCGCGTACTGATGTACGATCCGTATTACGACTGTGCCTTCGGGGCGCAGCGTGCCATGATCACGCTGGCGGAGGGGATCCGCGAGCGTGGCTTCGAGCCGATCATCGCCACCGGAAAGGAGGGGATGCTCACACGGATCGCGCGTGAAGCGGGGCTGCGCGTGGAAGTCATCCCCGTGCCCAAGACCCTCGATATCTTTGGCGGGGCCGCGCTCGCCGCGTCCGCTCCCCGCAAGGTGCTGATCTCCTTTTCCCTGCTGATGTACGCCATGCGCGTGCTGCGGCACGCGAAGCGGCTGGGGGCCGACATCCTGTACGCCAACGAGCTGCGCAGCGTCTTCTTCCTCACGCCCAGCAAGCTGCTCCTGCGCAAGCGGCTCTTCTGGACGATCCACGGCGGGCCGTCGTTCCCGGGCCTCTCCGCGCTGGGCGCGTGGGCCGCGGACGAGATGATGATGGTGTCGAAGGCGGCGGCCAAGGCGCTCCCGCCGCGGGCCAGGGAGCGCGCTCGCGCCAAGCTCTCCGTCAACTACGCGGGGATCGACGCGTCGGGGTACGCGCCGGCCGCCAGCGACGAGGCGCGCCGCGAGATCCGCCGCCGCTTCGGGCTTCCGGAGGATGGGCTGCTGATCGCCACCGCCGGGTCGATCTGCCACCGCAAGGGGTACGACACCGTGCTGGAGGCGCTGGAGCGCGTGGTGCCCGGCGGCCCGGCGGTGCACCTGGCGATCGCGGGCGACCTGGCGCGCGAGACGGACGCGGAGTACATGGCGGGGCTGCGGCGCGAGGTGGAGGAGAAGCGCCTTCCCGTCACCTTTCTGGGGTGGCGCGACGACCTGCCGGCTCTCCTCTCCGCCAGCGACATCTTCGTCCTCGCCTCGCGCGAGGAGGGGCTGGGGATCGTGACGCTGGAGGCGATGGCCACCCACCTGCCGGTGATCGTGACGTACGCCGGCGGCAGCGAGGAGACGGTTGTGGACGGCGAGAGCGGGCTGATCGTGCAGCCGGACGACCCGGAGGCGCTGGCCGGGCGCCTGCGCGCGCTGATGGACGACGCCGGGCTCCGCGCGCGGCTGGGCGCCAGGGCGCGCGAGCGCTGCCTGGAGGTGTTCGCCCAGACGCGCTACAAGGACCGCTTCGCCGCCCTCCTGCGCGGGGAGAGGGAGTAGCGCGTGGCCGCCCGTTCCGCCACCGCGCACCGCTTCTCGGCGGCGTGGTTCGGGGTCGCGCTCGCGGCCACGACCGCCACGCAGCTGCGCATGGGCCCCGCGGGCCCCGGCGAGCTGATGCTGGTGACGTGGCTGGCATACCGCTTCCTGGTGCTGATGGTGCAGCGCGCCGTCGTCGTTCCGCGCGAGGCACGCCCGCTCCTCTGGTTCTGGTGCGCGGTTCCCGCGTTCATGGCGGCCGGGTGGCTCACCAAGATCTTCATCGGCATTCCGCAGCGGAACGCGGCGCTGTACGACACCTTTGCGTTCACCTTCACCGCCGTCACCATCGTCGTCTTCCTGCTGGAGCGCGACCTGCCCGAGCGCGTGCGCAACGCGGCGGCGGGGATGCTGCTGACCGCGGTGATCCCCAACGCGCTGCTGGTGGCGCTCAGCCTGGCGGGGCCGGGAACGGGGCCGGTGCGCGTGTGGTACGGGGCGCGCCTCTCCGGCTGGTCGGCCAACCCCAACCAGCTCGCCCTGCTGATGCTGGCCATGCCGCTGATCGCGCTCCAGCTCAGCTCCCAGAGCGGGAGCGCGAGGCGCAGGATGGCGTGGCTGGCGGTGGCGGGGGTGGCCACGGTACTGGGGCTGGCCACGCTCAGCGACAGCCTGATTCTGGCGTGGATGCTCGGGGGCGCGGTGCTGGCGTGCGTGGCGTTCGTGCGCGCGGCGTCGGTGCACACCGGCAGCATGCTGCGCGAGGGGCTCGTGCGCGTGGTGATCCCCGTGATGGTGCTGGTGGCCACCGGCGTGGTGGCGCCGCGCGTCGTGGCAAAGGTGGCGGAGGAGGCCGCCGAGCTTTCCGGGTCGCACCAGGGGTCCGACCGCTTCAACATCTGGGGGCACGGGCTGGAGGCGCTGTCGAGATCGCCCGTGGTGGGGCTGGGGCCGGGGTCGCACGCGGGCCACGACGGGCCCCACGAGGGGTTCGAGTCGCACAACACCTACCTGGACTGGAGCACCAGCACCGGGATGGTGGGGCTCGCCGCCTACCTCGCCCTGCTGGCGTGGGCCGGCCTGCACGCGCTGCGCGACCGTTCGCACTACCGGCTGATCCTCCTGCTCGCGCTGATGCTGTTCAGCGCCTTCCACTACGTCATGCGCCAGCCCACCTTCTGGTTCACGCTGCTGGTGGTGGCGGTGGCGCCCGCGGGAAGCAGGCTCGCCCGCGCGCCGGTGGCGGCGCCGCGGCCGGCGC
This genomic window from Longimicrobium sp. contains:
- a CDS encoding methyltransferase domain-containing protein, which translates into the protein MKLIVGCGPKPVPEGWVGIDVNEDYLRRAREISPSTEVFYGDATNLPFEDDSVDELVCWEVLEHIEDKEKALSEFHRVSRPGAKLTLTTPMLHIEQELGRRSRNYQQSVVDTQHQFCVPPEETLSLIKRYYDLSRVWYAPEAYAYCRAIAPLLDEYDVRFNDAGDLVGENAKLVHELATRKQRRTSWFYRLVNRIRPYSATKSICIAGECRKPLAA
- a CDS encoding glycosyltransferase family 4 protein; amino-acid sequence: MTESEGVRRALASWTSLRAAAVALYGAAAANRRLRGAGRGSVRRVVHVSPAFFGGGSIIGGGERYAVSLAQAMAGLVETVFLSFGPERRTERHGALRVEIFPILELKDGVAFDPVSFSFLPMLRGFDVVHCHQYRTIVTNFAALAGAALGKRVFVTDLGGTGRHFTHVLPVARVVTGFLPISEFGARVLPDGQRGTVIHGGVDDSFLAIPPAAGPKPPRVLFVGRLLPHKGIDDLIRAVEPGWELVVMGRPYKPEYFALLQELAAGKNVRFVTDASDEELVRAYREAAVTVLPSVYRDTYGVHHEIPELLGLVLLESMACGTPAICTDVGGMPEFVDEGVTGFVVPPNSPDALRERIAFLMDNPQEAAAMGQRGRETVARRFTWRAVAERCLRAYGG
- a CDS encoding glycosyltransferase family 4 protein, with the protein product MRILVVSNFYPPHFIGGYELGCAAAVEALRRRGHQVAVLTSTYGGDGPRSEGEVHRWMTGVGPEPARPWRPAPVRRLATLVRLVRKERGNWAALRRLAAEFRPDVVYVWNPVGTSVSLAAALPALGKPSAFYVFDEWMARGDDLVLRFWKGGGVPARVAAAAGLPAVSGGVAFRNVHFGSAYLAEAVRAAGVRTEGARTIHWGIDPGAFPYRAERRPEVRRLLFVGQVLPHKGVHTLVEALALVAAEPGSRVTLTIAGDADNPYGHELRRRVRELGLEDAVSFRGRVPRAEIVPLYHEHDVLVFPSVWNEPFGITILEAMACGLPVVATGTGGSGEIVRDGENALVFGPGDAAACARQIGRLMRDEELFERIRRNARDSVERHFTLDRTIAEIEEGLRAAVAGGAA
- a CDS encoding glycosyltransferase family 1 protein, with protein sequence MTTDAGAPMRVVYDVSILGAGHRSLLSRTGTYRVTERLAHGLAAAPECELRFSAVESARVRGLARAHLAEDPSLRHVPLVAPPRAGLVEALAHPLLRMDLRPSDAKHVRVARGVMAQTVKAAEAALGHRRLGDWVDADVFHSPSAPLPRWAGRGKPPARLLTVLDLIPVLFPELFDVHVLRRFRAVLASLDPDAWAICISASGRDDLCEHTGIDPARVFVTPLAAAPDRFHPVTDAERIAEVKARYGIPDAPYLLSLNTLEPRKNMDHAIRSFIRLVRDEGVRDLYFVLAGTKGWHHDKIFEAISGAGELRGRIILPGFVADEDLAALYSGATAFVYPSLYEGFGLPPLEAMQCGVPVITSNTSSLPEVVGDAGIMLDPRDEDALCQAMLDLYRTPSLRHTLRERSLARARHFSWERCTRDTIAAYRAASAS
- a CDS encoding glycosyltransferase family 1 protein, with amino-acid sequence MTMASDGTGRAERRVTLGMDARAVHSTGVGRYVREMLAALFADPRFGHLVLLGDPDELHALLAELGVEGQATVRPFLRSWSSHQTQLAWARMAARGQTRADVWHFPFSDVPLLLHPRRSVVTVHDLIPIKLPGLVRKRERIASTIALHAGARLAWRMIADSESTRRDIVSYVPRAANKVEVVPLGVAPSFRPLEPAEAALCSRAEALRPYLFCVGNRFPHKNHVAAVDALARVRAGGSAMRLVVAGGTANAHWPQVVRHAEARGVADAVVDLGKVSETELRCLYAHCTAFLFPSLYEGFGLPVLEAMACGAPVIASNRSSVPEVMGEGGLSVDPGDSQAMADAVARLERDPGVRGEWIRKGREQAARFTWESTTQRTMEILHRAACS